TGAACCTGGTTGCGCACTTCCTGGAGTTGGGAACGCGGAGCGGACGTCGTCTTTGCGCCATTGCTCTGCGAGCCCTGCCGCTACCTAAGTGAGGGAAGGCAGGTGGGTGGCGGGCGTCTGAGGCTGGGCTGCAAGGCTGTCGAGTGGGCCGAGCGGCCTGAGAAGCTGCGCCAGGCCCGGGTCGCGAGCGCTCAGCCCGGCTAGGGTGCAGGCCAGGGCACGCCGGACGTGTTCCATCTTTCTCTTCTGGGCCCGGGCCTAGCTGATTCGTATTGGCTTGCCTCTCCATCCCAGATTCTCCCGGCATGGCCGGAGTGTTTCCTTACAGAGGGCCGGGTAACCCGGTGCCCGGCCCTCTAGCCCCGCTGCCGGATTACATGTCAGAGGAGAAGCTGCAGGAGAAAGGTGAGAGGCGAACGGGAAAGGCGCGCGCGGGCTCGAACGTGCAGGCGgatttcatttcttccctctgtAGGCAGGTCATCAGGGGTGTACTTATTAGCAGTATTTACacgttttaaaatgtgtttaaatcaTTGAAAGTTTGGAAGCGTCTGTTATTTGCAGGagctaacgtgtgtgtgtgtgtgtgtgtgtgtgtgtgtgtgtgtgtgtgtgtgtgtgtgtgagtgtgtgtgagtgatgcgTCAATGGTGACAAAAGCTGTTCCTTTATAGGGATTGCATTACTCTGAAGGGATTAGACAGCAACCCTCCCCTAAATATCAATAGCAAAAATGTCAGGTGTTTTGGGGTAGTAAAATGGCAgtatacttatcagtgagtagtTCTCTTCACAGCATGCTGAGGGCTACCCCAGGGGCAAGAGTTGGGGATAATTAGGGTGAATGTGTGCAGCCCTTTCAACTGAGATGCTTTTATAGCTCGAAAATGGCAGCAGTTGCAGGCCAAGCGCTATGCAGAGAAGCGGAAATTCGGGTTTGTGGATGCTCAGAAGGAAGACATGCCCCCAGAACATGTCAGGAAAATCATTCGAGACCATGGCGACATGACCAACAGGAAGTTCCGTCATGACAAAAGGGTCTATTTGGGGTAAGTAACATCCTAGGATAATTTCATATGGAGtttggcttctttcctttctctgccccttcaTTGACAGTGTTGGATAGAGGGACTATGGTTAGGAACATGACTTTCTAACTGAGACACAGTTTCCTTGTGTGGGCCTTTCTGCCCTGGAATTAGCTCTGTTGACCACGCTGCCCTAGAACCCACAGGGAtccccatgcctctgcctcctaagagctgggattaaaggcagagaCCACCATGTCCAGCATGGATCATGGCTGTAGACTTTACATAGGATGTTTGTAGGAGTAAACCGAGGACCACTGGGATTCAGTGATAATTGCCAAGTCTTCtacttatttttgctttattttgtccTGCTGATGTCATTGTTAAATACTGTTATTGTTGAACCGTTTGAAGCTCAAGATACACTCTGGATGCTTTTTGGTCACTAGCATTTGGGAGTTTAGGATGTTTAATTCCTGGAGTCTCTCTTTTACTAATTCTGCAACAGTAATTGGTAACCAGTGTGGTAGTGTTTGGACGTAATGTCTGCACTTGAGCTGCAGGAGCAGGAGTGTCACaggcttgaggccagcttgagctgcTCCGTGGAATGctccattaaaaacaacaacaaaagcctgaTTGGTGGCCAGGTATTTAGTCTCTGTGCAcgggagacagagataggagaATGAATCTTCTGTTCTagactgagtttcaggccagccagggctatatagtgagaccctgtctcagacaacaacaacatcatcatcatcatcatcatcatcatcatcatcatcatcatcatcatcatcatcattattattgaaACTTGCTTTTGGTCCTCAATAGATAGACCTTTCCTTTTAGGAGTTTAAGTTTAGTGGCATGGTAAATGAGAGACAAATGGTCACTGTGTAGAGCCATGAATGTGCTGGTATTTAcaggaagggcagaaggaagTTGCTTTCAAAGGGACAGGTGTTGGTTTATACAGGCTGAGTCCCACTATTGTGGAACTAAGACATTTAAAAGGGAGAGTGGTGTTAGATGAAGATGGAGATGAGGAGGCCATACTGGAAGTCATGTAGGATCTGCGTCCTAATTTGGGGCTTTGGAATATAAGGCAGCATTTTGTATGGAACACGTGATAACTTTATGACTTGTCAGCAAGGGACAAATGATGAACACTTAGTTGTTTCTAATTGTTTCTCCTCCTTGTGTTGCAGAGCTCTCAAGTACATGCCTCACGCAGTTCTCAAGCTCCTGGAGAACATGCCCATGCCTTGGGAGCAGATCCGGGATGTGCCTGTGCTGTACCACATCACTGGAGCCATTTCCTTCGTTAACGAGATTCCCTGGGTTATTGAGCCAGTTTACATCTCCCAGTGGGGGTGAGAAGGGCTGAAGTGTGGGGGAGGTGGCATCTGGTGGGGTGTTGTGGGGGCGGAAGTATTGGCAGTTGAGATCAGTGGGCATGATGCTCTTGCCTTATAGGTCAATGTGGATCATGATGCGTAGAGAAAAAAGAGACAGGAGGCATTTCAAGAGGATGCGTTTTCCCCCTTTTGATGATGAGGAGCCGCCCCTGGATTATGCTGACAACATCTTAGATGTTGAGCCACTGGAAGCCATTCAGCTAGAGCTGGACCCTGAGGAGGATGCCCCTGTGTTGGACTGGTTCTATGACCACCAGCCATTGAGAGATAGTAGGAAGTGAGTGGAACTAATTTCTGTGAGAGTTCTGGAAACAGGAGCTGTGGGAAGGCCGTAGGTAAGAGGCTTGGCTCAATGCCTACCTGATGTGGGCCCTCCATCTTTTCCCTAGGTACGTTAATGGTTCCACCTACCAACGCTGGCAGTTCACATTGCCTATGATGTCCACTCTCTACCGACTGGCCAACCAGCTTCTGACTGACTTGGTAGATGACAACTACTTTTATCTCTTTGATCTGAAGGCCTTCTTTACCTCTAAGGCACTCAACATGGCCATTCCTGGGGGACCCAAATTTGAACCTCTTGTTcgagacatcaacctacagtaaGTTGAGAAAGTATCAATTTTTAGGTACCTCGTGTgtgttaaaatttaaagtttaccTTAAGATCCTGTATAACAATGGAACTAGACTACTCACTTGACTTTGTGTTGTAGGGATGAAGACTGGAATGAATTCAATGATATTAACAAGATCATCATCCGTCAGCCTATTCGTACTGAGTACAAGATTGCTTTTCCATACCTCTATAACAACCTCCCACACCATGTCCACCTGACCTGGTAAGATGCTCAGAACACAGCGGTTAGAAAGGGGAAGGCCAGAGCACAAGAACAAGTTGGCTGactcttctttttgttataggtACCACACTCCTAATGTTGTGTTCATCAAGACTGAGGATCCTGATCTGCCAGCTTTCTACTTTGATCCTCTGATTAACCCAATCTCCCATAGACACTCAGTCAAGGTAAGAGGAAATCACATGCTCTGGAGGGTAGCGAGGAATGAGAGTCTTGGAGATTGAGCTTGGGGTCTTATCCATGCTAGGCAAGTTTTCTGCTACTCAGCAGCCTatgccccactttttctttttggacaTGTAGTGTAGGTTAGCCTAAATTTACTGTGTAGTGTAGGTTAGCCTAAATCATTTACTGTGTGGTTTCAGGTTGGTCTTGCTCATTCAGTCTTTCTGTCTTAGCTTCCTTCTACATACTGGGGTTTCAGGGCTCCTTCCTCAAGCTCAGGAGTTTTGACAGGAACTGATTGCAGTGGGTACTTCCGTAGTATGGTGCTGGAGCTCCTTTGGGAGGCTTTGGGTGGTAAGCAGGTGGGTTGACTTCCTGCTTGGCTCTTGTCTCTACTCCCTTGGCTCCTTTGTCTAGCTCTTTAGGCTTCTTTTACAGGCATCCATTTTCATGGCATGTGTAGACACTATGCTTGATCCCAGAGAGTTTTCTGCTCATCTCAGCTTTGCGCTCAGTGAGTGGGAAATGAATCCTCGAGGACTTCTTTTTCAGAGCCAAGAGCCACTACCTGATGATGATGAGGAGTTTGAGCTCCCAGAGTTTGTCGAGCCCTTCCTGAAGGATACACCTCTCTATACAGACAATACAGCCAATGGCATCGCACTGCTCTGGGCACCACGGCCCTTCAACCTACGCTCTGGTCGTACCCGCCGGGCCCTCGACATTCCCCTTGTCAAGAACTGGTGAGGTTTCTCCTTAAGGGGTAGTAGATGTACAGTACAGGAGAAAAGGCTGGGTGGTGTAGAGTGTAGGGAGAGGCCGGGTGGTGTACAGTATAGGAGAGAGGCCGGGTGGTGTGCAGTATAGGAGAGAGGCCGGGTGGTGTGCAGtataggagagaggagagagggcggGTGGTGTGCAGTATAGGGGAGAGGCCGGGTGGGTGTGCAGTATAGGGAGAGGCGGGTGGTGTGCAGTATAGGAGAGAGGCGGGTGGTGTGCAGTATGGGAGAGGCCGGGTGGTGTGCAGTATAGGAGTGAGGCCGGGTGGTGTGCAGTATAGGAGGAAAGGCTGGGTGGTGTGCAGTATAGGAGAGAGGCAGGGTGGTGTGCAGTAtaggagagaggcaggggtggTGTGCAGTATGGGAGAGAGGCCGGGTGGTGTGCAGTATAGGAGAGAGGCCGGGTGGTGTGCAGTATAGGAGAGAGGCAGGGTGGTGTGCAGTATAGGAGAGAGGCCGGGTGGTGTGCAGTATAGGAGAGAGGCCGGGTGGTGTGCAGTATAGGAGAGAGGCCGGGTGGTGTGCAGTATAGGAGAGAGGCCGGGTGGTGTGCAGTATAGGAGAGAGGCCGGGTGGTGTGCAGTATAGGAGAGAGGCCGGGTGGTGTGCAGTATAGGAGAGAAAGGCTGGGTGGTGTGCAGTATAGGAGAGAGGCTGGGTGGTGTGCAGTATAGGAGGAAAGGCTGGGTGGTGTGCAGTATAGGAGAGAGGCTGGGTGGTGTGCAGTATAGGAGGAAAGGCTGGATAAGCATGCAGCATTTGCAGAGTGTCTGAAGGATGGGTGGGCAAGGCTCTGATGGGCTTATTTAACCAGGTATCGGGAGCACTGTCCTGCTGGGCAACCTGTGAAAGTTCGAGTCTCCTATCAGAAGCTGCTTAAGTATTATGTGCTGAATGCCCTCAAACATCGGCCTCCCAAAGCGCAGAAGAAGAGGTAAGGTGCTGAAGGCCCCTGCTACACCTTGTGTTCCAAAAATGTCAGTATGTCACTTTaagtctcttctttatttttacccAGGTATCTGTTTCGCTCTTTCAAAGCTACCAAATTCTTTCAGTCTACCAAGCTGGACTGGGTGGAGGTCGGGCTGCAGGTTTGCCGCCAGGGCTACAACATGCTTAACCTTCTCATTCACCGTAAGAACCTCAACTATCTGCATTTGGACTATAACTTCAACCTGAAGCCTGTCAAGACGCTCACCACCAAGGTGCCTGTCTGGGACCTCATGGCTCTGACGTGCTTAAGGTGGATGGCACTGTGGCATACCTTCTGTGGCCACTCTAATGTTCCTTGTGTTCTTGGacttttcaggaaagaaaaaaatctcgcTTTGGGAATGCTTTCCATCTGTGTCGGGAAGTACTGCGTTTGACTAAGCTGGTTGTGGATAGTCATGTGCAGTATCGCTTGGGCAATGTAGATGCCTTCCAGGTGAGGCCATGTTGCCTGGACCCCTGCCCGGATGGAGAGATGGGACGAAGCCTGTGCTGGCTCTGGAGCTGGCTCCGGCTCTAAGGCTAACGGGTGACTTTATTGCAGCTGGCAGATGGATTGCAGTATATATTTGCCCACGTGGGACAGTTGACAGGCATGTATCGATACAAATATAAGCTGATGCGGCAGATCCGCATGTGCAAGGACTTGAAACATCTCATCTATTACCGCTTCAACACGGTGAGACCCTGCCCTCAGTGCCAGCCTTCACAcactcttgctttttctttgcaGTTAGAGCTCTTTCCTAGGATCTCCTTGGAGAGACTCTCTTGAATATGTCATTACTATACTCCATGAATGAATCTTAACACTTCACTTATCACTGAATCCATGCAGGAGCCTCTCTATCTGCATCCCTATTCTAGACCGGGAGGACTCAGATAGTGTTTACCCTGTCTCCATGGCAACCTGATACATGTTCTGCCTTCTACTTCTATCCAGTTTCCTtcctatcatttttctttttaaaggaattgtCCATTTATGTTCTTGGTTTCTACTTGACTGTAGGGTCCTGTGGGGAAAGGCCCTGGCTGTGGTTTCTGGGCTGCTGGCTGGCGGGTCTGGCTATTTTTTATGCGTGGAATTACCCCTTTGCTAGAGCGATGGCTAGGCAACCTTCTGGCCCGACAGTTTGAAGGTAAgtggttttctttatccatgctTGTGTGCCTCAagttctgtgtctttgtgttgtcATCGATCCTGAGTCTGTTTTAAATGAGTCTTTCCTACTATTCTGGCTCTTGGGATGCTCACTAGGACTTTGAGCcatcatgtgtttgtatgtttgtgactATCTGAGGTGGCTTGTCTTTTTGTATGTGTGGATCATATGGGAACGTGCTACTATTTATTGATTTCATCTCTGGGCTGTCCCTTCACTTCTAGGCCGTCACTCAAAGGGGGTGGCAAAGACAGTAACAAAGCAACGAGTAGAGTCCCATTTTGACCTTGAGCTAAGGGCCGCTGTGATGCATGATATTCTGGACATGATGCCTGAAGGTATCAAACAGAACAAGGCCCGAACAATTCTGCAGCACCTCAGTGAGGCCTGGCGCTGCTGGAAGGCCAACATTCCATGGAAGGTAGGCTTTCCTCCATCTCCAAGGGTGCATAACCATTCATCCTTCTGATGTTAGGATTGCCACATCCTCAGAGGGCTGTCCACCTTCTGTTATCCCCTACCCtccttgagacagtctcactgtgtcaTCCTGGCTGACCTGTAAGTCTGTGCAGGCCAGGCTGCTCTCAGACTGAGGAGATCGATCCGCCTCCGGCTTTATGCCGGGTGCAGGTGTGGAGCACTGTGCTTGGTTCTTACTACCTTTTCATCGTGTTTGTACCTGCAGGTCCCAGGACTGCCAACGCCTATAGAGAATATGATTCTTCGGTACGTTAAGGCCAAGGCTGATTGGTGGACCAATACTGCCCACTACAACCGTGAACGGATTCGCCGTGGGGCTACTGTAGACAAGACCGTTTGCAAAAAGAACCTGGGCCGCCTCACCCGCCTGTATCTGAAGGCAGAACAGGAGCGGCAGCACAATTACCTGAAGGTTGGGCCAGCTAGACTGGGTGTGTGGGGGCTGGGTGGCAAGGTGGGCTGCAGAGTGAAGATGATGCTTTGCCCGAGTTTGGACAATAGTGGGGGATAACGTGATGTTCACCTTCCAGGACGGGCCTTACATCACAGCAGAGGAAGCAGTGGCAGTGTATACCACCACTGTGCACTGGCTGGAAAGCCGTAGGTTCTCTCCTATCCCGTTCCCCCCACTCTCCTACAAGCATGACACCAAATTGCTTATCTTGGCTCTGGAGCGACTCAAGGAAGCTTATAGGTAAGGAGTGGCTGGAGGGTTCCTGTTGGGAGGGTAGCAGAGAGAGAGTGGCATCATGGTCCGAGTTCACAGGAAGGTATAGTTCCTTCTGGTTTAGCATCTTCTTGGGTTTTCTCATAcacctttctttttgctttgttagTGTGAAGTCTAGGTTAAACCAGTCTCAGAGGGAGGAGCTGGGTCTGATTGAACAAGCCTATGACAACCCCCATGAGGCTTTGTCCCGCATCAAGCGTCACCTCCTCACGCAGAGAGCCTTTAAAGAAGTGAGTGAAATATTCCCTAAATTTTCTTTTGGCCTGTGCTACTTATTCTTGGCATCCAGTGAGTGCCGCATTGGCTTGGATGAGTTGATGTGAACCAGGCTCTTCCTCCCCTAGGTGGGCATTGAGTTTATGGATCTCTATAGCCACCTTGTGCCAGTGTATGATGTGGAACCACTGGAGAAAATAACTGATGCTTACCTGGACCAGTACCTGTGGTATGAAGCAGATAAACGCCGTCTTTTCCCGCCCTGGATCAAGCCTGCTGACACAGAACCCCCTCCACTGCTTGTTTACAAGTGGTGCCAAGGTAAGAATTTCTGGAGTTACCCTCTGCAGAGAAAGGAGGTGAATTGAGTTCTGTATGAAAATTCAGGCCTAGGCTGCATAAGAGTGACTAGTACTGCCAGGTGGTGGTcccatgtgcctttaatcccacgttcaggaggcagaggcagcagcagcagatctctgggtttgaggaccccctggtctacagagcaagttccagggcatccatgtctacacagagagaccctgtctactaaaccaaaagaaaaaggaagcgtGAATACCACTGATGTTGAGCAAAGCTTACACTTAGAGCAACCAGAATggatgggatgggtgggtgggtgggtgggtggatggatggatagatagatggatggacagacggtaGAGAGTTTTGGAATGTGTAGAGAGCTGCTGAGGTTACTAGTCCTGAAAAGGTGTTAGTAATATGCCATAGCTCCGACATTTTGCTTTTTTAGGCATCAATAACCTGCAGGATGTGTGGGAGACGAGTGAGGGTGAGTGCAACGTCATGCTGGAGTCTCGGTTTGAGAAGATGTATGAGAAGATTGACCTGACCCTGCTCAACAGGCTGCTGCGACTCATTGTGGACCACAACATAGCTGACTACATGACAGCCAAGAACAATGTAGTCATCAACTATAAGGTCTGTCCTGGAGCCAGGAGCAAAGAGATGTGTTAAGGGATCATCTGGCCCATTGAGTTAGGATTTGCTAAGGGAGAATGGAGGAGATTGAACCCTGAAGTGCTTGGGACACAGCCAACCATAGCCATAGCTAAgagttgtgttgttttttttttctttttcatttctaggaCATGAACCATacaaattcatatggaatcatCAGAGGCCTGCAGTTTGCCTCGTTCATTGTACAGTACTATGGCTTGGTGATGGATTTGCTTGTATTGGGATTGCAccgggccagtgagatggctgggCCTCCTCAGATGCCAAATGACTTTCTCAGTTTTCAGGACATAGCCACTGAGGCTGCACACCCAATCCGACTCTTCTGTAGATACATTGATCGCATCCATATTTTCTTCAGGTAATGACGCATAGCTCCTTTAACCAACAGGGAGGGAGCTATGTTCTGCCTGTGACGTGGCTCTTGTAGCTTAGTTGACTGCTTTTGGGCTATAAAGTGAAATGAAGCCTTCAGTTGCATAGAGTCCTCACTGTGGAGCTGGTGTTCTCGAACGGTCCTAATATATTTGGACTTCAACCATATATCTTGTCTTAATGTAGGTTCACAGCAGATGAGGCTCGGGATCTGATCCAGCGTTACCTGACAGAACATCCAGACCCCAACAATGAAAACATTGTTGGCTACAATAATAAGAAATGCTGGCCCCGAGATGCCCGTATGCGTCTCATGAAGCATGATGTCAACTTGTGAGTTTTCAGTTGGGTTTGTGGGAATTACCAGGATGTTAGTCCTAGGGACCCAGAAATTAGTGAGGACTGAGGTTGTGTCTTGGTAGGAGGAATATAAACCTGTTGGGGTATCATCTACCTGGTCTTTGGATGCAAGTGTCTTCAACAGCCTGAAATGCCTCTGTTCTCTGTGGATAGGGGTCGGGCAGTGTTCTGGGACATCAAAAACCGGCTGCCACGATCGGTGACTACAGTACAGTGGGAGAATAGCTT
The genomic region above belongs to Rattus rattus isolate New Zealand chromosome 9, Rrattus_CSIRO_v1, whole genome shotgun sequence and contains:
- the Prpf8 gene encoding pre-mRNA-processing-splicing factor 8, whose product is MAGVFPYRGPGNPVPGPLAPLPDYMSEEKLQEKARKWQQLQAKRYAEKRKFGFVDAQKEDMPPEHVRKIIRDHGDMTNRKFRHDKRVYLGALKYMPHAVLKLLENMPMPWEQIRDVPVLYHITGAISFVNEIPWVIEPVYISQWGSMWIMMRREKRDRRHFKRMRFPPFDDEEPPLDYADNILDVEPLEAIQLELDPEEDAPVLDWFYDHQPLRDSRKYVNGSTYQRWQFTLPMMSTLYRLANQLLTDLVDDNYFYLFDLKAFFTSKALNMAIPGGPKFEPLVRDINLQDEDWNEFNDINKIIIRQPIRTEYKIAFPYLYNNLPHHVHLTWYHTPNVVFIKTEDPDLPAFYFDPLINPISHRHSVKSQEPLPDDDEEFELPEFVEPFLKDTPLYTDNTANGIALLWAPRPFNLRSGRTRRALDIPLVKNWYREHCPAGQPVKVRVSYQKLLKYYVLNALKHRPPKAQKKRYLFRSFKATKFFQSTKLDWVEVGLQVCRQGYNMLNLLIHRKNLNYLHLDYNFNLKPVKTLTTKERKKSRFGNAFHLCREVLRLTKLVVDSHVQYRLGNVDAFQLADGLQYIFAHVGQLTGMYRYKYKLMRQIRMCKDLKHLIYYRFNTGPVGKGPGCGFWAAGWRVWLFFMRGITPLLERWLGNLLARQFEGRHSKGVAKTVTKQRVESHFDLELRAAVMHDILDMMPEGIKQNKARTILQHLSEAWRCWKANIPWKVPGLPTPIENMILRYVKAKADWWTNTAHYNRERIRRGATVDKTVCKKNLGRLTRLYLKAEQERQHNYLKDGPYITAEEAVAVYTTTVHWLESRRFSPIPFPPLSYKHDTKLLILALERLKEAYSVKSRLNQSQREELGLIEQAYDNPHEALSRIKRHLLTQRAFKEVGIEFMDLYSHLVPVYDVEPLEKITDAYLDQYLWYEADKRRLFPPWIKPADTEPPPLLVYKWCQGINNLQDVWETSEGECNVMLESRFEKMYEKIDLTLLNRLLRLIVDHNIADYMTAKNNVVINYKDMNHTNSYGIIRGLQFASFIVQYYGLVMDLLVLGLHRASEMAGPPQMPNDFLSFQDIATEAAHPIRLFCRYIDRIHIFFRFTADEARDLIQRYLTEHPDPNNENIVGYNNKKCWPRDARMRLMKHDVNLGRAVFWDIKNRLPRSVTTVQWENSFVSVYSKDNPNLLFNMCGFECRILPKCRTSYEEFTHKDGVWNLQNEVTKERTAQCFLRVDDESMQRFHNRVRQILMASGSTTFTKIVNKWNTALIGLMTYFREAVVNTQELLDLLVKCENKIQTRIKIGLNSKMPSRFPPVVFYTPKELGGLGMLSMGHVLIPQSDLRWSKQTDVGITHFRSGMSHEEDQLIPNLYRYIQPWESEFIDSQRVWAEYALKRQEAIAQNRRLTLEDLEDSWDRGIPRINTLFQKDRHTLAYDKGWRVRTDFKQYQVLKQNPFWWTHQRHDGKLWNLNNYRTDMIQALGGVEGILEHTLFKGTYFPTWEGLFWEKASGFEESMKWKKLTNAQRSGLNQIPNRRFTLWWSPTINRANVYVGFQVQLDLTGIFMHGKIPTLKISLIQIFRAHLWQKIHESIVMDLCQVFDQELDALEIETVQKETIHPRKSYKMNSSCADILLFASYKWNVSRPSLLADSKDVMDSTTTQKYWIDIQLRWGDYDSHDIERYARAKFLDYTTDNMSIYPSPTGVLIAIDLAYNLHSAYGNWFPGSKPLIQQAMAKIMKANPALYVLRERIRKGLQLYSSEPTEPYLSSQNYGELFSNQIIWFVDDTNVYRVTIHKTFEGNLTTKPINGAIFIFNPRTGQLFLKIIHTSVWAGQKRLGQLAKWKTAEEVAALIRSLPVEEQPKQIIVTRKGMLDPLEVHLLDFPNIVIKGSELQLPFQACLKVEKFGDLILKATEPQMVLFNLYDDWLKTISSYTAFSRLILILRALHVNNDRAKVILKPDKTTVTEPHHIWPTLTDEEWIKVEVQLKDLILADYGKKNNVNVASLTQSEIRDIILGMEISAPSQQRQQIAEIEKQTKEQSQLTATQTRTVNKHGDEIITSTTSNYETQTFSSKTEWRVRAISAANLHLRTNHIYVSSDDIKETGYTYILPKNVLKKFICISDLRAQIAGYLYGVSPPDNPQVKEIRCIVMVPQWGTHQTVHLPSQLPQHEYLKEMEPLGWIHTQPNESPQLSPQDVTTHAKIMADNPSWDGEKTIIITCSFTPGSCTLTAYKLTPSGYEWGRQNTDKGNNPKGYLPSHYERVQMLLSDRFLGFFMVPAQSSWNYNFMGVRHDPNMKYELQLANPKEFYHEVHRPSHFLNFALLQEGEVYSADREDLYA